GGCCGGTACCGGAGGGAGCGGGGGAAGAGGACACGGTTCACCATGCTACGGCGCGTGGAACACTGCACGGCATGCGACGTCTGTTCCCTGTGACCGATGAAACAGCAGCTCCGGCCCCGGGCGGCGAGCCCCGGGAGGGGGCCGCGGGGCGGGAGTGGAGCCTCGCCGAGCTGGCCGCCGCGTACGCCTATCCCGAGCCGGGGCCCGGGCGGTCCGGTCCGTACCTGCGGGCCAACATGGTCTCCACGCTGGACGGGGCCGCCCAGCACGACGGCCGGTCGCAGCCCATCTCCAACGCGACCGACATGCGGATCTTCGGCACGCTGCGGGCCCTGGCGGACGTCGTGGTCGTCGGGGCGGAGACGGTGCGCCGGGAGGGGTACCGGCCGGCCCGCGCGCGGGACGACTTCGCGGCGATGCGGGAGGCGGCCGGGCAGGCGCCCGCCCCCGCGATCGCGGTCGTCACCGCCAGCCTCGACCTCGACTTCTCGCTCCCGCTGTTCACCTCGCCCCTGGTGCCCACTCTCGTCCTCACGGGTGCCGCGGCCGCCCCGGACCGCGTCGCCACCGCGGAGAAGTCGGGCGCGCGGGTCGTGATCGCCGGGGACGGCATCGGCGTGGACCCCGTCCGTGCCGTGCAGGCCCTCGCCGGCCTCGGCCACACCCGGCTGCTGACCGAGGGCGGCCCGCGGCTGCTGGGCCAGCTGGTGGCGGCCGGCGTACTGGACGAGCTGTGCCTGACCGTCTCCCCGATGCTCACCGCGGGTGACGCGCAGCGCATCGCCGGGGGGCCCGCCGTCACGGTCCCGCACCGCTTCACGCTGCTGTCGATGCTGGAGGAGGACGGTTTCCTCTTCACGCGGTACGGGCGGCACGGGGGGTCCGGGGGGCCTGATCACTGAACCGGCGGCGGCGGGGTACATGAGGGCACACTGGATCCGGCTGTACCCCGTGCGAACGCGGGGCAGGATGGTTTCCGCAGGGCCGGCGCGGCCCACGGAGGAGTGGGGCCGCGGGCCCCCGGAGCAGAAGGGGCGCCTGGTGTTCACAAGCGTATTGATGATCGAGAAGGCCCTGACGTCCGCCGACGTGGAGTTCGTCACGACCTTGCACGGGGAGGAGCCGGTCTCCTTCGAGGTGCTGCTCCAGCCGCGCGGCGAGCAGGCGGACCGGCTGCTGCGGGCCATCGACGACGTCGCACTCGGTGAACTGGACGAGGCCGTGCGGGAGGGGGAGACGCCGGAGGGGGAGGAGGCGCTGAGCGTGGGGCAGCGGGCGCTGGAGGTGTCCCTCGCCGCGCTGCGGGCCTCCGGGAGCCGGGCCGAGGGGCGGTTGATCGAGGATCATCCGCTGGACGCGCTGAAGTCGCTGGTGGAGGAGGTCGACGCGGACGAGGTCATCGTGCTGACCGATCCCCACTACGTGGAGGAGTTCTTCCACCGGGACTGGGCTTCGCGGGCTCGGCACAAGGTGGGGGTGCCGGTGCTGAAGCTGTTCTCGCACAGCAAGGCCTGACCGTCGGCGGTGTCAACGTCTGTGAACGCTTCGGCATAGGCTGTGCCGCTGAACGTTCCGCACACCCACAGGGAGACACGCATGGCACCCGGCCTTCCCTCCGCCATGGACCGACCGCACTTCATCGGGATCGGTGGGGCGGGGATGTCGGGGATCGCGAAGATCCTCGCGCAGCGCGGGGCCGTCGTGGCGGGCAGCGACGCCAAGGAGTCGGCGACGGCCGAGGCGCTGCGGACGCTGGGCGTGACCGTGCACATCGGGCACGCCGCGGAGCACCTGGCCGAGGACGCCAGCTGTGTGGTCGTGTCGTCGGCGATCCGGCGGGACAATCCCGAGCTGGCCCGCGCGGCCGAGCTGGGCGTGCCCGTCGTGCACCGGTCGGACGCGCTCGCCGCCCTGATGGAGGGCCTGCGGCCGATCGCGGTCGCCGGTACGCACGGCAAGACGACCACCACCTCGATGCTCGCCGTGTCGCTGAGCGAGCTGGGGCTGAAGCCGTCGTACGCGATCGGCGGCGACCTGGACGCGCCCGGCTCCAACGCGCTGCACGGCGAGGGCGAGATCTTCGTCGCCGAGGCGGACGAGTCGGACCGCAGCTTCCACAAGTACGCGCCCGAGGTCGCCATCGTCCTCAACGTCGAGCTCGACCACCACGCGAACTACGCGTCCATGGACGAGATCTACGAGTCCTTCGAGACGTTCGTGGACCGGATCACCGAGGGCGGCACGCTGGTGATCGCCGCCGACCACGAGGGCGCGCGCGAGCTGACCCGGCGGGTCGCGGGACGCGGGGTGCGGGTGGTGACGTACGGCGAGTCCGAGGACGCCGCCGTGCGCGTCCTGTCGGTCGTGCCGCAGGGGCTGAAGAGCGAGGTCACCGTGGTGCTGGAGGGCGAGGAGCTGACCTTCACGGTCTCCGTCCCCGGCCGGCACTACGCGCACAACGCCGTCGCCGCCCTGGCGGCG
This genomic stretch from Streptomyces sp. Go-475 harbors:
- a CDS encoding pyrimidine reductase family protein, encoding MRRLFPVTDETAAPAPGGEPREGAAGREWSLAELAAAYAYPEPGPGRSGPYLRANMVSTLDGAAQHDGRSQPISNATDMRIFGTLRALADVVVVGAETVRREGYRPARARDDFAAMREAAGQAPAPAIAVVTASLDLDFSLPLFTSPLVPTLVLTGAAAAPDRVATAEKSGARVVIAGDGIGVDPVRAVQALAGLGHTRLLTEGGPRLLGQLVAAGVLDELCLTVSPMLTAGDAQRIAGGPAVTVPHRFTLLSMLEEDGFLFTRYGRHGGSGGPDH
- a CDS encoding indole-3-glycerol phosphate synthase, giving the protein MFTSVLMIEKALTSADVEFVTTLHGEEPVSFEVLLQPRGEQADRLLRAIDDVALGELDEAVREGETPEGEEALSVGQRALEVSLAALRASGSRAEGRLIEDHPLDALKSLVEEVDADEVIVLTDPHYVEEFFHRDWASRARHKVGVPVLKLFSHSKA
- the murC gene encoding UDP-N-acetylmuramate--L-alanine ligase, which encodes MAPGLPSAMDRPHFIGIGGAGMSGIAKILAQRGAVVAGSDAKESATAEALRTLGVTVHIGHAAEHLAEDASCVVVSSAIRRDNPELARAAELGVPVVHRSDALAALMEGLRPIAVAGTHGKTTTTSMLAVSLSELGLKPSYAIGGDLDAPGSNALHGEGEIFVAEADESDRSFHKYAPEVAIVLNVELDHHANYASMDEIYESFETFVDRITEGGTLVIAADHEGARELTRRVAGRGVRVVTYGESEDAAVRVLSVVPQGLKSEVTVVLEGEELTFTVSVPGRHYAHNAVAALAAGVALGVPAAELARALAAYTGVKRRLQLTGEAAGVQVIDSYAHHPTEMTADLEAMRAAAGEARILVVFQPHLFSRTQELGKEMGASLALADASVVLDIYPAREDPIPGVTSELIIEAARAAGADVTPVHDKADVPAVIAGMAKPGDLVLTMGAGDVTDLGPRILDRLSN